One stretch of Pigmentiphaga aceris DNA includes these proteins:
- the glpK gene encoding glycerol kinase GlpK has protein sequence MTYLLALDQGTSSSRSIVFDAQGRIVAVAQREVPQIYPQPGWVEHDPNEIWSGQLATAREVLSKAGLTAKDIRAIGITNQRETTVLWNRKTGQPVHNAIVWQDRRAEPLCARLREEGAGKLICERTGLIVDAYFSGTKLRWLLDNVPGARAQAERGELAFGTVDSWLMWQLTGGRVHVTDVSNASRTMLFNVHTNQWDAELLALLDIPASLMPTVQPSSSHFADTDADLLGSVLPIGGVAGDQQSALFGQACFDAGMAKNTYGTGCFLLMHTGDAFRPSNNGLLVTSAAQVDAQPRYAMEGSVFVGGAVVQWLRDGLKAIPGSAQVQSLAESVPDAGGVMMVPAFTGLGAPYWDADARGIITGLTRGTSVAHIARAALESIAYQSTALLQAMSRDAVAAGGAPVSELRVDGGACVNDLLMQFQADLLGIPVLRPEVVETTALGAAYLAGLSCGVFENVEALSKLWRVERRFMPTMGRAQAEEAMARWERAVRQARAQ, from the coding sequence ATGACCTATCTGCTTGCTCTCGATCAGGGCACCTCCAGCTCGCGCAGCATCGTCTTCGATGCGCAGGGCCGCATCGTTGCCGTTGCTCAGCGTGAAGTGCCGCAGATTTATCCGCAGCCTGGCTGGGTCGAACACGATCCGAACGAGATCTGGTCTGGCCAACTGGCCACCGCCCGCGAGGTCTTGAGCAAGGCCGGGCTGACGGCGAAAGACATTCGCGCGATCGGCATCACCAATCAGCGCGAAACCACCGTGCTGTGGAATCGCAAGACCGGCCAGCCCGTGCACAACGCCATCGTCTGGCAGGACCGTCGCGCCGAACCGCTGTGCGCGCGCTTGCGCGAAGAAGGCGCGGGCAAACTCATTTGCGAACGTACCGGCCTGATCGTTGACGCCTATTTCTCGGGTACCAAGCTGCGCTGGTTGCTGGACAACGTGCCGGGTGCGCGTGCGCAGGCCGAGCGCGGTGAACTGGCTTTCGGCACCGTGGACAGCTGGCTGATGTGGCAACTGACGGGCGGGCGTGTGCATGTGACTGACGTCAGCAACGCATCGCGCACCATGCTGTTCAACGTGCACACCAATCAATGGGATGCCGAGTTGCTGGCGCTGCTCGACATCCCGGCGTCGTTGATGCCAACCGTGCAGCCATCCAGCTCGCATTTTGCGGATACCGATGCCGACCTGCTGGGCAGCGTGTTGCCCATTGGCGGTGTGGCGGGTGACCAGCAAAGCGCCTTGTTCGGCCAGGCATGCTTTGACGCCGGCATGGCCAAGAATACCTACGGCACGGGCTGCTTCCTGCTGATGCACACGGGTGATGCATTCCGGCCGTCCAACAACGGCCTGCTGGTGACCAGCGCCGCGCAGGTCGATGCGCAGCCGCGCTACGCCATGGAAGGCAGCGTGTTCGTGGGCGGTGCGGTGGTGCAGTGGCTGCGCGACGGCTTGAAAGCCATCCCGGGCAGCGCACAAGTGCAGTCATTGGCCGAAAGCGTGCCCGATGCCGGCGGCGTGATGATGGTGCCCGCGTTCACGGGCTTGGGCGCACCGTACTGGGACGCCGATGCGCGCGGCATCATCACGGGGCTGACGCGCGGCACGTCCGTGGCCCACATTGCACGCGCTGCGCTGGAAAGCATCGCCTACCAAAGCACGGCGCTGCTGCAAGCCATGAGCCGCGATGCGGTGGCGGCAGGTGGTGCACCGGTGAGTGAATTGCGCGTGGATGGCGGGGCGTGTGTAAACGACTTGCTGATGCAGTTCCAGGCGGATTTGCTGGGCATTCCAGTCCTTCGACCCGAGGTCGTTGAAACCACGGCACTGGGTGCGGCCTATCTGGCGGGGCTGTCGTGCGGCGTGTTCGAGAACGTCGAGGCGCTGTCGAAGCTGTGGCGCGTGGAACGGCGCTTCATGCCGACCATGGGACGCGCGCAGGCAGAGGAAGCGATGGCTCGGTGGGAAAGGGCGGTGCGACAGGCACGCGCGCAATGA
- a CDS encoding DeoR/GlpR family DNA-binding transcription regulator, whose amino-acid sequence MNSNPRQINLLEAVRTRGSMTVEHLADMLGVTLQTVRRDVQRLADEGLLTRFHGGVRIPISTTENIAYLQRASLHADAKARIARAVAERVPNDCSLILNIGTTTEAIAQQLMRHTGLRVITNNLNVASILSGNTACEVIVAGGSVRSRDRAVVGESAIDFIRQFKVDIALIGVSSIESDGTLRDYDLREVKVAQTIIAQAREVWLAADASKFNRPAMIRLGSLSDIHRLFTDAPPPPPFPDLLDRAQVRCEIASA is encoded by the coding sequence GTGAATTCAAATCCCCGCCAGATCAACCTGCTCGAAGCTGTCCGCACGCGCGGTTCGATGACGGTCGAGCACCTTGCAGACATGCTGGGCGTGACGCTGCAAACCGTGCGGCGTGACGTGCAGCGGCTGGCCGACGAAGGACTGCTGACGCGCTTTCACGGCGGCGTGCGCATCCCGATTTCCACCACAGAGAACATTGCCTATCTGCAACGCGCGTCTTTGCACGCCGATGCGAAAGCGCGCATTGCGCGCGCCGTGGCCGAACGGGTGCCGAACGACTGTTCCTTGATCCTGAATATCGGCACCACGACCGAGGCCATCGCCCAGCAGTTGATGCGCCATACCGGTCTGCGTGTGATCACCAACAACCTGAACGTGGCGAGCATCCTCAGCGGCAATACCGCCTGTGAGGTGATCGTGGCGGGTGGATCGGTGCGTTCGCGTGACCGTGCGGTGGTGGGCGAATCGGCCATCGATTTCATCCGCCAGTTCAAGGTGGACATTGCGCTGATCGGCGTGTCCAGCATCGAATCCGACGGCACGCTGCGCGACTACGACCTGCGCGAAGTGAAAGTGGCGCAGACCATCATTGCCCAGGCGCGTGAGGTGTGGCTGGCCGCCGATGCCAGCAAGTTCAACCGGCCCGCGATGATTCGTCTGGGTTCGCTTTCCGACATTCACCGCCTGTTCACCGACGCGCCACCACCGCCGCCGTTCCCCGATCTGCTTGACCGCGCGCAGGTGCGTTGCGAGATCGCAAGCGCGTAA
- a CDS encoding DUF4034 domain-containing protein, giving the protein MKAISSIRATVRALVQSRSYIQLDDYYATLEQQDWENKEEPGFPYLEAVRAGTLFDYSLTSWQDASEFLQSWIAARPDSYHARLIMAGFCFGRAGDIRGSGWADSVTQDRWLGAALACERSAALFVQAMERSPRPIAACIEMMQMTAHFQEPYWLRQLFAGLPPETITHDDIEEPGLMDAALAHLAAVGVPRLQLDEVPQVLPSSLAPRAEHETDQAKDYWLMRALDLRPDHVGALMNYANYLQPRWGGSLEDIDGLAGGPLCAALSEPQRNAIRWIGIYDELQSFPDSDDTPAVEEYRRIFESFLARDLRPDERGEALGRYAHFVSYSMADHARARDLHAQSVAAFPPDMYFFDVDGPFRSFAHVSIIHHMPDHDGAFKRVLELMSQWNSMATPMALLAVAHQFGRWGVEQDSARAQQLLDRAAVLASKPTYDDFTALAAAAMLWDGGDHEQGYFLLQQLAERRVPEIASNLYDIHRGFRDNTPDSYLDDTARDLWLQRAVDEGSPLAMYNMAYRKIFEDATDFSQRQNLDHVVGLLQGARKEPRTEALSRLRIGVLLRDHGTEQEQQQGVREYLRPLVDEDHDWRAAKASAEIGLAYAYGRGVKKSRFAAIEWVQHAVRIEPDDEKINDVQAEVMNSHSLVKTVGTVFGAFMSRGSVSAEDLPPKPTEQ; this is encoded by the coding sequence TTGAAAGCTATTTCTTCTATTCGCGCTACCGTTCGCGCGTTGGTTCAATCTCGTTCTTATATTCAGCTTGATGATTATTACGCCACGCTGGAACAGCAGGATTGGGAAAACAAGGAAGAACCCGGTTTTCCTTATCTTGAAGCAGTCCGGGCCGGCACGCTGTTTGATTATTCGCTGACATCCTGGCAGGACGCGTCCGAGTTTCTTCAGAGCTGGATCGCCGCACGCCCTGATTCCTATCACGCGCGCCTGATTATGGCGGGCTTCTGCTTTGGTCGTGCCGGCGACATTCGCGGTAGCGGTTGGGCCGACAGCGTGACGCAGGATCGCTGGCTGGGCGCGGCATTGGCATGCGAACGATCGGCAGCCTTGTTTGTGCAGGCAATGGAACGGTCGCCGCGCCCGATTGCGGCATGCATCGAGATGATGCAGATGACGGCGCATTTTCAGGAACCCTATTGGCTGCGCCAATTGTTCGCGGGCCTGCCGCCTGAAACCATCACGCACGACGATATCGAAGAACCGGGTCTGATGGATGCGGCACTGGCGCATCTGGCAGCGGTGGGTGTGCCGCGTTTGCAGCTGGACGAGGTGCCGCAGGTCTTGCCGAGCAGCCTGGCCCCGCGTGCCGAGCATGAAACGGATCAGGCCAAGGATTACTGGTTGATGCGCGCGCTGGATCTGCGCCCGGACCACGTCGGTGCCTTGATGAATTACGCGAATTACCTGCAACCCCGTTGGGGCGGCAGCCTGGAAGATATCGATGGCCTGGCAGGTGGCCCGCTGTGCGCAGCGCTGTCAGAGCCTCAGCGCAATGCGATCCGCTGGATTGGCATCTACGATGAACTGCAGAGTTTCCCCGACTCGGACGACACCCCGGCGGTCGAAGAATATCGCCGCATATTCGAATCGTTCCTGGCGCGTGATTTGCGGCCGGACGAACGTGGCGAGGCCTTGGGTCGATATGCGCATTTCGTCAGCTATTCCATGGCGGATCATGCGCGCGCTCGCGACCTGCATGCGCAAAGCGTTGCAGCGTTTCCGCCCGATATGTACTTCTTCGATGTGGACGGGCCATTCCGCAGTTTTGCGCACGTCAGCATCATTCACCACATGCCGGACCACGACGGCGCATTCAAGCGCGTGCTGGAATTGATGTCCCAGTGGAACAGCATGGCCACACCGATGGCATTGCTGGCGGTAGCGCACCAGTTCGGTCGGTGGGGCGTCGAGCAAGACTCGGCGCGCGCGCAGCAATTGCTGGATCGCGCAGCAGTGCTGGCCAGCAAACCGACTTACGACGATTTCACTGCGCTGGCGGCTGCCGCGATGCTGTGGGATGGTGGCGATCACGAGCAGGGATACTTCCTGCTTCAGCAACTGGCAGAGCGCCGGGTGCCCGAGATCGCCAGCAACCTGTACGACATTCACCGGGGCTTCCGCGACAACACGCCGGACAGTTATCTGGACGACACGGCGCGCGATCTGTGGTTGCAACGTGCGGTCGATGAAGGCTCGCCGCTGGCCATGTACAACATGGCCTATCGCAAGATTTTCGAGGATGCGACGGACTTCTCGCAGCGCCAGAATCTGGACCACGTAGTGGGCTTGTTGCAGGGCGCACGCAAAGAGCCGCGCACGGAAGCCTTGTCGCGGCTGCGCATTGGTGTGCTGCTGCGCGACCATGGCACCGAGCAAGAGCAGCAGCAAGGCGTTCGCGAATACCTGCGTCCCTTGGTGGATGAAGACCACGACTGGCGTGCCGCCAAGGCAAGTGCCGAGATTGGCTTGGCCTATGCGTATGGCCGAGGCGTGAAGAAAAGCCGCTTTGCCGCGATTGAATGGGTGCAGCACGCCGTTCGAATCGAGCCCGATGACGAAAAGATCAACGACGTCCAGGCAGAGGTCATGAACTCGCACAGTCTGGTGAAAACCGTTGGCACGGTCTTCGGTGCCTTCATGAGTCGCGGCAGCGTGTCTGCAGAAGACTTGCCGCCCAAACCGACCGAGCAGTAA